From Spartinivicinus ruber, the proteins below share one genomic window:
- a CDS encoding DEAD/DEAH box helicase family protein, producing MDIKNIIKSVNFEFLRPENDALANLGSLAEAVLFIDPGSALTRLRGFAEEVTKAIYKEELLPRMPQSNLYELIKNPVFEGCVSKPLIHQINFLRIQGNDTAHGAKGDIRSAHMALGTAHQLAMYMGIKYYSKKKDSIPPFQDIIDPTAELKKLKKSVSGYKKELDKKQEEVQQILEQLERERTKNLEYLEPPVKPDAQKRLNASQQVADSLQWNEAKTRALLIDAMLLQAGWDINNKDQVGQEVAVDFPDNISGKGAADYVLWGDNGQPLAVVEAKRSGNTSLQAGREQARLYADALEYMGYQRPVIFYSNGYESFIWDDHQYNTYRPVYGFYSKDSLEYLIYQRHYRTAELEKHNPNLDIADRPYQIEAIKTVAAHFQNQRRKALIIQATGTGKTRVAIALAELLLRTGWSKRVLFLCDRKELRSQTDDAFKQNLPSEPRCVIGETNQIDQTARIYIATYPGMMNRFTQLDVGFFDLIIADESHRSIYNKYRDLFDYFDALQVGLTATPVKFISRNTFDIFDCENTDPTYEFGLDAAINNEPPYLVPYRAKDLTTEFLREGIHYNDLTEEQKRQLEEDLGLEEAQNTTIAGKDIGRKIFSEDTDRIILENLINNGIKDETGSLVGKTIIFAQRQDHAEHLEKLFCKLYPQYGSKVCKVIHNRIPKVDSLIKEFKKADNPFRIAISVDMLDTGIDVPEVVNLVFAKPVKSWVKFWQMIGRGTRLCSNLFGPGKDKTEFFIFDHYGNFGYFEEEYREPEDTGGKSLLQTTFEARLELAQAALKQNHAAAFDTAIELLRADINDLPDTSIAVKRELRLVHQLQQTDLLQRFDATTQHKLANNIAPLMSARVLRDKHATTFDKLVANIKCCLVEQASCFEDGRDQLLAELDTLAVNIQAVRQKDAVIAKVRSAEFWQNPSIDALEKARKELRGIMKYRQSVGGGVFAMPSTRTGDSGVREEEREFKIVGANEAMLYRRRLKSILDEMVAANPILQKIHRDEPIVETELKTLTSTILTSHPGVNLEVLNEFYGRTAEQLHITIRELIGLDLQAVEKHFEGFLHVHPDLTAKQVQFMNLLKNYLAEHGSIVLGKLFEPPFTHICHEGIDGVFSLEDAERVIGVLKPFLRAETESQVPK from the coding sequence ATGGATATAAAAAACATTATCAAATCAGTTAACTTTGAGTTTCTTCGGCCCGAAAATGACGCGCTTGCTAATTTAGGCTCGCTGGCTGAAGCCGTATTATTTATTGACCCTGGCAGTGCGCTGACACGGTTACGTGGCTTTGCTGAAGAAGTCACCAAGGCTATTTATAAGGAGGAATTATTACCGAGGATGCCGCAATCCAATCTATATGAACTTATAAAAAACCCAGTATTTGAAGGCTGTGTCAGCAAGCCTCTGATCCATCAAATTAATTTTTTACGCATTCAAGGTAACGATACTGCCCATGGTGCCAAAGGAGATATTCGCAGTGCCCACATGGCCTTGGGTACAGCCCATCAGCTTGCCATGTATATGGGGATTAAATACTACAGTAAGAAAAAAGACAGTATTCCACCTTTTCAAGATATTATTGATCCAACAGCTGAACTGAAAAAGCTAAAAAAATCTGTCAGTGGTTACAAAAAAGAGCTGGATAAAAAGCAGGAAGAGGTTCAGCAAATATTAGAGCAGCTAGAAAGAGAGCGCACCAAAAACCTTGAGTATTTGGAGCCCCCAGTGAAGCCCGATGCTCAAAAGCGGCTGAATGCCAGCCAGCAAGTGGCTGACTCATTGCAATGGAACGAAGCCAAAACCCGTGCGTTATTAATTGATGCTATGTTGTTGCAAGCAGGCTGGGATATAAACAACAAAGATCAGGTTGGTCAGGAGGTAGCGGTTGATTTCCCTGATAATATTTCAGGAAAAGGTGCAGCAGACTATGTACTTTGGGGGGATAATGGCCAGCCGTTAGCGGTAGTTGAAGCCAAAAGGTCGGGCAATACCAGCCTTCAGGCGGGTCGTGAGCAGGCCAGGTTATATGCCGATGCCCTGGAATATATGGGCTATCAACGGCCCGTTATTTTTTATAGCAATGGTTATGAAAGCTTTATCTGGGATGACCATCAATACAATACCTATCGGCCAGTATACGGCTTCTATAGTAAAGACAGTCTGGAATACCTGATTTATCAACGTCATTATCGAACAGCAGAATTAGAAAAGCATAACCCTAATCTGGATATTGCTGACCGACCTTACCAAATAGAAGCTATTAAAACCGTGGCGGCGCATTTTCAGAATCAACGGCGAAAGGCGCTGATTATTCAGGCCACAGGCACAGGAAAAACCCGTGTGGCCATTGCTTTGGCAGAATTATTGTTGCGCACTGGCTGGTCTAAACGGGTACTGTTTTTATGTGACCGCAAAGAGCTGCGTAGCCAGACCGATGACGCCTTTAAGCAAAATCTACCCAGTGAGCCCCGCTGTGTGATTGGTGAAACTAATCAAATAGACCAAACCGCACGCATTTACATTGCCACTTACCCTGGCATGATGAATCGTTTTACCCAGCTGGATGTTGGCTTTTTTGATTTAATTATTGCGGATGAGTCCCACCGTAGTATCTACAACAAATACCGTGATTTATTTGATTATTTTGATGCTTTGCAAGTGGGGTTAACAGCTACGCCGGTTAAATTTATCAGCCGCAACACTTTTGATATATTCGACTGTGAAAATACTGACCCTACCTACGAGTTTGGGCTGGATGCAGCGATTAATAACGAGCCACCTTATCTGGTGCCATATCGTGCTAAGGACCTGACCACTGAGTTTTTGCGGGAAGGGATTCACTACAATGATCTTACCGAAGAGCAAAAACGCCAACTGGAAGAAGACCTGGGGCTGGAAGAGGCACAAAACACGACAATTGCCGGTAAGGATATCGGCAGAAAGATTTTCAGTGAAGATACTGACCGGATTATTCTAGAGAATCTAATCAATAATGGTATTAAAGACGAAACCGGTTCACTGGTAGGCAAAACGATTATCTTTGCCCAGCGACAGGACCATGCGGAACATCTTGAAAAACTGTTTTGTAAGCTTTACCCCCAATACGGTAGTAAGGTATGTAAAGTTATTCATAACCGTATTCCTAAAGTGGACAGCCTGATTAAAGAGTTTAAAAAGGCTGACAACCCGTTTCGTATCGCTATTTCGGTAGACATGCTAGATACCGGGATAGACGTGCCAGAGGTAGTTAATCTGGTGTTTGCCAAGCCAGTTAAATCCTGGGTTAAATTCTGGCAGATGATTGGTCGGGGTACTCGCCTTTGCTCTAACTTGTTTGGTCCAGGTAAAGATAAAACCGAATTTTTTATCTTTGACCACTACGGTAATTTTGGTTACTTCGAAGAAGAATACCGAGAGCCAGAAGACACCGGTGGTAAATCACTGTTGCAAACCACTTTCGAAGCTCGGTTGGAACTGGCGCAAGCTGCATTAAAACAGAACCATGCAGCAGCTTTTGATACGGCAATTGAATTGTTACGGGCTGATATAAATGATCTGCCGGATACCAGTATTGCAGTTAAACGGGAGTTGCGGTTGGTTCATCAGCTACAACAGACGGATCTGCTCCAGCGGTTTGATGCAACCACCCAACATAAGCTTGCGAATAATATTGCACCATTGATGAGTGCTCGGGTGTTGAGGGATAAGCATGCCACAACATTTGATAAGTTGGTGGCCAATATTAAATGCTGTCTGGTTGAGCAGGCCAGTTGCTTTGAAGATGGGCGTGATCAGCTATTAGCTGAGCTTGATACTTTAGCCGTTAACATTCAAGCTGTACGTCAAAAGGATGCAGTCATTGCTAAGGTGCGCAGTGCTGAGTTTTGGCAAAACCCTAGCATTGATGCATTGGAAAAAGCCCGTAAAGAATTGCGTGGCATTATGAAATATCGTCAGTCAGTAGGGGGTGGTGTATTTGCTATGCCTTCAACCCGCACGGGTGATTCAGGGGTAAGGGAGGAAGAACGGGAGTTTAAAATTGTAGGAGCTAATGAGGCTATGCTCTACCGGCGCCGGTTAAAATCTATACTGGATGAGATGGTGGCAGCTAACCCTATTTTGCAGAAAATTCATCGAGATGAGCCCATTGTTGAAACAGAGCTAAAAACACTGACTTCAACCATTCTTACCAGTCATCCTGGTGTTAACCTGGAAGTACTCAATGAGTTTTATGGCCGTACCGCAGAACAGTTGCATATTACTATACGCGAATTAATTGGGCTGGACCTGCAAGCCGTTGAAAAACACTTTGAAGGCTTTCTACATGTGCACCCCGACCTCACAGCCAAGCAAGTACAGTTTATGAATCTGCTGAAAAACTACCTAGCGGAGCATGGCTCTATTGTATTGGGTAAGCTTTTTGAACCCCCATTCACCCATATCTGCCATGAAGGTATTGATGGCGTATTTTCACTTGAAGATGCCGAGCGAGTGATAGGGGTTCTAAAACCGTTTTTACGGGCTGAAACAGAATCACAAGTGCCCAAATAA